A region from the Volucribacter amazonae genome encodes:
- the aroC gene encoding chorismate synthase — protein MAGNSIGQLFRVTTFGESHGIALGCIVDGVPPNMALSEQDIQPDLDRRKPGTSRYTTARREEDQVQILSGVFEGKTTGTSIGLLIKNGDQRSQDYNEIKDRFRPGHADFTYQQKYGIRDYRGGGRSSARETAMRVAAGAIAKKYLREQFGIEVRGFLAQIGNIEIAPQKIEEIDWQQVNSNPFFCPDQSAVEKFDELIRQLKKEGNSVGAKLTVIAENVPAGLGEPVFDRLDADLAHALMGINAVKGVEIGDGFAVVSQKGTEHRDEMNKQGFCSNHAGGILGGISSGQPIIATIALKPTSSITIAGKTLNLQGEEVEVITKGRHDPCVGIRAVPIAEAMVAIVLLDHLLRFKAQCK, from the coding sequence ATGGCAGGAAATAGTATAGGACAACTTTTTAGAGTAACCACTTTTGGCGAATCTCATGGGATTGCGTTAGGTTGTATTGTGGACGGTGTACCGCCCAATATGGCATTGTCAGAGCAAGATATTCAGCCTGATCTGGATCGCCGTAAACCGGGGACATCACGCTATACCACGGCACGCCGAGAAGAGGATCAAGTACAAATTTTATCAGGCGTGTTTGAGGGGAAAACGACTGGCACCAGTATCGGTTTATTAATTAAAAATGGCGATCAACGTTCGCAAGATTATAACGAGATTAAGGATCGTTTTCGCCCGGGGCATGCGGATTTTACCTATCAACAAAAATACGGTATTCGTGATTATCGTGGTGGTGGACGTTCTTCGGCGAGAGAAACCGCCATGCGTGTGGCAGCAGGTGCTATTGCTAAAAAATATCTACGCGAACAATTTGGTATTGAAGTGCGAGGTTTTTTAGCACAAATAGGTAATATTGAAATTGCACCACAGAAAATAGAGGAAATAGACTGGCAACAGGTTAATAGCAATCCTTTCTTCTGTCCTGATCAAAGTGCGGTGGAAAAATTTGATGAATTAATCCGCCAGCTTAAAAAAGAGGGAAATTCTGTAGGGGCAAAATTAACCGTTATCGCAGAAAATGTACCAGCAGGATTAGGTGAACCAGTCTTTGATCGTTTAGATGCGGATCTTGCTCATGCCTTAATGGGCATTAATGCTGTTAAAGGCGTGGAAATTGGCGATGGCTTTGCGGTAGTGAGTCAAAAAGGTACGGAGCATCGTGATGAAATGAATAAACAGGGCTTTTGCTCTAATCATGCAGGCGGTATTTTAGGGGGCATTAGTTCAGGGCAACCTATTATCGCGACTATTGCATTAAAACCCACTTCCAGTATTACTATTGCAGGTAAAACCTTAAATTTACAAGGGGAAGAAGTGGAAGTAATTACTAAAGGACGGCATGATCCTTGTGTTGGAATTCGTGCCGTACCTATCGCTGAAGCAATGGTTGCGATCGTACTATTGGATCATTTATTGCGTTTTAAAGCACAGTGCAAATAA
- the lpxM gene encoding lauroyl-Kdo(2)-lipid IV(A) myristoyltransferase (LpxM is lauroyl-Kdo(2)-lipid IV(A) myristoyltransferase, an enzyme characterized in Escherichia coli and involved in biosynthesis of the form of lipid A found in that species and some closely related species.) yields MKNEQHIRLTARVGYDPKFLWSFLLPKYWGIWLGIFFLFILAFIPFRWRDKFARKIGLIIAHKAKKQRHRARVNLQYCFPQWTAQQREQVIDEMFVITSQVMLGIGEIALRSQQHLNQRSEFIGLEHIHQAKAEGKNIILLVPHGWAIDASGIILHTHGMPMTAMYNPHRNPLVDWLWTITRERFGGKMHARQNGIKPFLLSVKQGNMGYYLPDEDYGSELSVYADFFATYKATLPGLNKMAKLAKAVVIPMFPRYKAHRGKYEIEIHPAMALSDDPEQSARAMNQEIESFVTPTPEQYVWILRLLKTRKDNEDIYR; encoded by the coding sequence ATGAAGAATGAACAACATATCCGTTTAACCGCCAGAGTAGGCTACGATCCAAAATTTTTATGGTCATTTCTATTACCCAAATATTGGGGTATTTGGCTCGGCATTTTTTTCTTGTTTATTCTCGCCTTTATCCCTTTTCGTTGGCGTGATAAATTTGCCAGAAAAATCGGCTTAATTATTGCTCATAAAGCCAAAAAACAGCGTCATCGTGCCAGAGTAAATTTGCAATATTGTTTTCCGCAATGGACAGCACAACAGCGTGAACAAGTGATTGATGAAATGTTTGTGATTACTAGCCAAGTTATGCTAGGCATAGGTGAAATTGCTTTACGTTCTCAACAGCATCTTAATCAACGTAGCGAGTTTATTGGTTTAGAGCATATTCATCAAGCCAAAGCAGAGGGAAAAAATATCATTCTTTTAGTACCGCATGGCTGGGCGATTGATGCCTCAGGGATTATATTGCATACCCATGGTATGCCAATGACCGCCATGTATAATCCGCATCGCAATCCATTGGTGGATTGGCTATGGACAATTACTCGAGAGCGTTTTGGTGGCAAAATGCACGCCAGACAAAACGGCATAAAACCTTTTTTACTTTCAGTAAAACAAGGCAATATGGGCTATTACCTACCTGATGAAGATTATGGCTCAGAACTCAGCGTTTATGCGGATTTTTTTGCCACCTATAAAGCCACCTTGCCGGGTTTAAATAAAATGGCAAAATTAGCCAAAGCAGTGGTAATCCCTATGTTCCCACGCTATAAAGCACATCGTGGCAAATATGAAATAGAAATTCACCCCGCTATGGCATTAAGCGATGATCCCGAACAATCCGCCCGCGCGATGAACCAAGAAATTGAATCTTTTGTTACCCCAACCCCAGAACAATATGTTTGGATCTTACGTTTATTAAAAACCCGCAAGGATAATGAGGATATTTATCGTTAA
- the mepA gene encoding penicillin-insensitive murein endopeptidase — protein MPLNSQASPQDWQKVKRPIPGDPQPIGGYSNGCLIGAEALPSEGEGYQVIRLNRNRYYGHPDMIAYLQRLGKKVKQAGLPEMLVGDIAMPGGGRFLTGHASHQMGLDADIWLRMGKMSAKDALNSDGKGLLVVNRKAQRVDDRVWNDNHRKLIQLAAQDPQVSRIFVNPAIKVKLCQTAQGDRRWLQKIRPWFGHDSHFHVRLTCPKGATYCENQAPVPVGEGCGAELYSWFEPAKPSATPAKPKTIPPEPILCQQIRSAPNRSEWLE, from the coding sequence ATGCCATTAAATTCGCAAGCCTCGCCACAGGATTGGCAAAAAGTAAAACGTCCGATTCCGGGTGATCCTCAACCGATTGGTGGTTATTCTAATGGCTGTTTAATCGGTGCAGAGGCACTTCCTTCTGAGGGCGAGGGCTATCAAGTGATTCGCCTCAATCGTAACCGTTATTATGGACACCCAGATATGATTGCGTATTTGCAACGTTTAGGTAAAAAAGTTAAACAAGCAGGTTTACCCGAAATGTTGGTTGGCGATATTGCTATGCCGGGTGGTGGACGCTTTTTAACAGGGCATGCGAGCCACCAAATGGGGCTTGATGCGGATATTTGGTTGCGTATGGGAAAAATGTCGGCGAAAGATGCGTTAAATTCTGATGGAAAAGGCTTATTAGTGGTTAATCGCAAGGCACAACGGGTTGATGATAGGGTTTGGAATGACAATCATCGTAAACTGATCCAACTTGCCGCTCAAGATCCGCAGGTGAGCCGTATTTTTGTTAATCCAGCCATTAAAGTGAAGCTGTGCCAAACCGCACAAGGCGATCGGCGTTGGTTACAAAAAATTCGTCCTTGGTTTGGGCATGATTCCCATTTTCATGTACGTTTAACTTGTCCTAAAGGAGCGACTTATTGTGAAAATCAAGCTCCTGTCCCAGTGGGAGAAGGTTGTGGAGCTGAATTGTACTCTTGGTTTGAGCCTGCAAAACCCTCAGCCACACCTGCCAAGCCGAAAACCATACCGCCAGAGCCTATTTTATGTCAACAGATTAGATCAGCTCCTAATCGTAGTGAATGGTTAGAATAA
- a CDS encoding TSUP family transporter, translating into MEISIEILLLLFAVAMLAGFIDAIAGGGGLITIPVLMSIGLSPALALGTNKLQACGGSFSASLYFIRQRAVKLREVGILIAFTFIGAVIGTILIQNLDASLLKNILPILIIIIGLYFLFSPQLGELDRQQRVSYLGFALTAGLGIGFYDGFFGPGTGSFFSLAFVGLLGFNLTKATAHAKVLNFTSNFASLLFFILGGHIVWSLGLIMMLGQFIGANMGAKMVLSKGKKLIRPMVVVMSLIMASKMIYEQGWFS; encoded by the coding sequence ATGGAAATAAGTATTGAAATACTGTTATTACTGTTTGCCGTTGCAATGCTAGCAGGCTTTATTGATGCTATTGCAGGCGGTGGAGGCTTAATTACAATCCCTGTGTTAATGTCTATTGGGCTTTCGCCTGCGTTAGCTTTAGGGACAAATAAATTACAAGCCTGTGGCGGTTCATTTTCGGCAAGTTTATATTTTATTCGTCAGCGTGCGGTCAAATTGCGTGAAGTGGGAATACTGATTGCTTTTACCTTTATAGGTGCAGTGATTGGCACAATCTTAATTCAAAACCTTGATGCCTCGCTGTTAAAAAATATTCTTCCGATACTGATCATCATTATTGGCTTATATTTTTTATTTAGCCCCCAATTAGGCGAACTAGATCGCCAACAACGGGTATCTTATTTAGGCTTTGCCTTAACAGCGGGTTTAGGGATTGGATTTTATGACGGTTTTTTTGGACCGGGAACAGGATCTTTCTTTAGCCTTGCCTTTGTGGGCTTACTTGGTTTTAATTTAACCAAAGCTACTGCTCACGCTAAAGTGCTGAATTTTACCTCTAATTTTGCCTCATTATTATTCTTTATCCTTGGCGGACATATTGTTTGGTCATTGGGATTGATTATGATGCTAGGACAGTTTATTGGGGCGAATATGGGGGCAAAAATGGTATTAAGCAAAGGCAAAAAATTAATTCGCCCTATGGTTGTCGTAATGTCCTTGATTATGGCAAGTAAAATGATTTATGAACAAGGTTGGTTTAGTTAA